The genomic stretch ACCAAACACGGCGGCCCATATTCGACAACTGCTGCCACAACATTTGACATCAACTGGGCCACATCATTGCCCGAAGCGCCACAACTCCGCGTTGCTGAATGCTGACCCGAGTCCATGACCCCGTACCTAGTATGTACTTACCTCTCGGCCGTTTCCATCATCCCCTGACCATGACCCTCTCTCAACGCCAATCGCCAATCTGTTCTAGAACTGTACTAACACCAGCTAATGCGCGCGTTTCGCATCCTATCCGCCGCTCCCACACATCGCCCGTGCACATTCGCCTCGCCTCGCCTCACTCACAGATGCGATACCATGACCAAGACCAGACTTTGTATTACTTTGTATTATGCAAATACCCAATCGCTGGCCATGTTGACTATCTAACATGTCCTGGCTGAATCATATACCTGATATCCGTGACTAAGACCGCTAACACTTTTCCTTCACCGTCATGGGCCGCTGTTCTGGCCCAGTCCGTCCGTAACAAAACAAATTCTTAACCAGTAATCCACCCGACCAAACCCATCATGTACCACTGCTGCTGTTGAAACTCTGCAAACGGCCTTGTCGTCATGGCCCTCGAAACATATTGTCGATAAGACGAAATATCCACCCCTTCTGACACATACCGAGGCTGATTGCTTCGCAAGTGCGGACGGGCATCCGTACGTACAGGGGCCAGTGCCGGCTCACCACGTCGACTTTCAAGTGCGTGAATTCGCACCATGTACTTCTGTCTCTTCCAACTCCGTCCTCTTGAGCTGCTGGAAGCGCTGTCGCCACTTGTCTGAACGTGTCTTACGCTCGTCGGGAGACATGTTTCGGGGGTCGTCTTTCTTACTCCGTCGGAACTTGTTAGTCACCTGTTCGAGCTTTGCTTTGGCAGGCGACTGTTCTCCGCCCTTCTTTGGCGAGCTAGGTGCAGGCGACGACGTCGTTGTCATGTCTCGCTCAATGTCCATTGTCTTTGCCGGGGATGCAGCCTTCTGCTTGCCTTTGCTACTCTTGAAGCATGATGCCTCGCTCTCTTCATATTCCACACCAGGCGTCTCATTGGAGCGTTTGTCTGCTGCAGCAGAACGACGACCCTCGTCAATGCGCGTTTCGTTGATCATCTCTGACAGATCGTCCATGGCGCCATCCAATCCTGACAGGCGATGGTTAGCAAACGACCGAGCACCAGGCCCGCTGTATCCGCCCAATTCGCTTGAGCTCAGTTCCTTGGGTGTGGGGTAAAAGCGTTGAATGCTCCACGGTGTGTTCTGGGAACGATTTTGAATTTGGGTACCAAACGGTTGCTGGGATGATCCACCGTTCGAATGTCTCTCTTCACGAAATGCAATGCCTTGGTCTTTCATTCGCGGCGGGAACATGACGGGAGCATTGAGGTACTGTATCTCTGACGCTACACGGCGATTATTCTCTTGACTTTCATTCatgctgttgttgttgatgcTCATATTGACGGCCGAATCGTGAGGTAAAGACCCAGCAACGAGGCCTCGTAGCGAAGGAGTCCTGGATTCAGCACCGCGTTGGTACTCTGCTTGGCGCTTCTTCGTTTCATCCGTGAGGAAGTGCAAAAGACCTTGAATGTAGCCTTGCAATACCTCAGGGCTATCAGGAATACCAACGTGGTCATAGCCTGCCTGGTAGCCCTCCTGGTATGTACATGGGACATGCGTCACAGGTTTTCCAGGGAACGGCCAGTTCTCATCTGTGCCGCCGCGCTGATCCGAGTTCGTTCGTGGAGCTGCGCTGCTGCTTGGAGCAGAGGTTACTGTGGTACCAGCACGCTCCAGCATAGCCGAAAACTGTTGGCCCGCAGCACTATTGCCCAGGGATGAAAGTGAAGGCTGCTTCCCGAATACTTCCGGCCATGAAGTGAGCTTGGGTGCTGCCTCTTGCTTCCTTGAACGTCCCGAGTGTCCTTCGTTCCATGGGCTAGCAGGCCAGAGTTTCTCTGGGGTAGATGGAACGGCCGTGTTCTCGTTGGACGAGTGCTTGTTCTCGTTGCTCTGTGGCGCTACTCGAGTGGATGAGTGCTCATGAGTGTTTGTAGGGAAAAAGTCCATGGTATCGATGCTAGATAGACTATGTTTCTGTGACGAAGTTCGGTGTTGACGATTTCCCGTTTCTAACACTTGTTGGCCTTGCCAGTTTGAGCGCTGCTGAGATGAGGCAGTAGGCTGCATAGTTCCTTGTGTCGTATTGGATTTTGTGGCTGGCTCGTAGGTAGGGCTCTTCGGGTTCAACGCAGAAGCCTTCTTAGCTTCTTCGGGCGGTGGAGGCTTGATCTCAATGGCACGAGAGCGACGGCTGGCAGATCCTGGAGGGGACTGTGGTGTGTTTGTCGGTGGTGGAACAAACGGTGCTGGCTCCGCTGTGGGGAAGCTTGGAAAGGCACCGAAAGACTGCGGTTGGGGCTGATACATTGGCATAGCTGCATATGGATTGGCGGGACCAAATGGGTAGTTGGAAGCAGCAAAGGGCTGCTGGAATGGAGCTCCAAACGGAGGCATCGTTGCTGAACCGGTACCAATCGGGCCAGGAAATGAGTTGACATGGACAGCGGTGTTTTCAGCTTCAAGGGCCGTTATCTGCTTCCTCAGCGCATCAAGCTCCACGATGAGACATCGCTTCTTTTCAATCATGCCCACACGCCACGCCTCGCTTTGATGACTTGCTTGCAATACCTCAGTCTGTTCTACCGTACGCAGCTCTTGTTTCTTCAAAGCTTGTTGCGTCTTGAGTGTGGCGATGTCCATGCCGGCAAATGGTGTGTGAGTGTTGGAGCGTGACGGGCCAAAGCTAGGTCCTGGCATGGCGCTATGAGGAGCCAAAGCTGAAGGATCAGGCATCTGCTTGACTGTCGGGTCCATAGCGGTAGGTCCAACGGAAGGAATTTCTGCTGGTACTGCATACATGCGATCCCCGACAAATATGACCGGTTGACCGCCAATCACCTCGATGCGGGCTGTGTTGTTGCCGTTTGACTGAGCCTGTGCTGGCATTATGTTGCCTGGGGCGGCACGCAGTGCTTGTTGTGGCCTGTAAGTGCTGTCGCCGTATCTGGACGTCCCAAGCGGTGGAAGGTCGCTGGGAACTATTCGGCCACCCGCGGTTACTCGTAGACCGGGTGGACTGCCGTGCTCTTTGAGAAGCTTCTCGGCTTTCCCGCGCTTGATCGACGGTGTTGGCGAAGGTTTCTTCTGAGACCCAAAGCCAGCGAGAGATACCGTTACAGGAACACGCAAGCTTCTGTTCGACGACCTGCTTGCTAGGTTTGCTGATGCGGACGCTGATGGGCGTAGAACGTGCTCTGGAGGACAGGAGGTCAGCGTTTGTTCACATTATGGAGTTGGAGTAAGCCAATAGAACACGCGTGGATGAAGTGGGGCATGAAGCGAGAAGACCATCTGGTGTCTGCGGACGCAAATGAGATCCACACTTGATCTGAAAGAACGGTGAAAGTGAACAGTGAGTGGCGACGAAGAGTAAAAGCCAATCACTGACCTCTGATTACATCCTCATCGGGAAACTTCTCAATCGATACAGCTGATTCAGATACCGAGTCGCGAAGCGCAAGCAGTTCGTCTACCCTGTATGCAAGAGACATCGTTGATGGTCCGTTACCCTAGGCCAGTACCGCAGGCTACAAGTCGCCAACCTAATTGGGCCGTTGGTGTTAGGGCCAATGAGATGTCGAGCCGAACAGGCGAGAAGGGTTGAGATGGTGTGATGCGAATATCCTGCAAAGGTTTAGCATCGTTTTTGGATGGCGCATGTTCACTTGATCAATGAGCATATAAACGCCAGAGAGTGTAGACGCACCTCAAAGCTGATCGATGAGAGGGCAATGTGAACAACGAGCGAACGACAGCTATCCAAAAAGCCGAAGTGCAGCAATGTGAAAGAAGACGGGACGGAACAAGAAGATGGAACCAAAATGAGTGTGTTGGGAAGAAGCTCAAGTGAAGCTGCCGGGTACGTTGTTATAGCCTGCATCATGTCGTCACTCCCCAAGCACGGTCAATGAGGGTCGGTTGTTAGGGAAAGAGATGATTGAAGGACGATGGGGGAAGGTTTGATGAAGAACATCGTGAAATGTGACGCAGCTGAGATGCTGGTAAGCGTAGCTACTACCTGTGGTTGAGGAAGGAGCGGTGGACCCGGAAGCCTCGTCCGTGTCAACAGTGAGCATTGCCAAAAACAGAGACATGATGACAGGTATCATACGTAAGGATACCTGGATATTTCAAGACGGTAAATCACATGAATGTGGATATAACACCTACGGTATGCCTTGCATTGCAGGTTCTATGCTGCATTACGTATTATCCCAAATTACACCTGAACGCCATCGCTATGCTCCACGTTTGATATCATATGCTGTTTTTGCATTCCAATGTGTTCCTGAAGTCTTTCTCAATCGCAACCCTCATGCTAGTCTGAGAGGCGACCGAGACTATCTCCTACGGGTGGCACGAGTACTCGGTGGCGGCGCTGACTCAAAGGCATCATCGGATTCGATCTCGTCGTCGCTCTGCTCATACATTAGTCGCTTTTCACATGAAGAGTATGCTGTTACTTACGGGCTCTTGTACTACTTTTTTACTACGCGACGTTGTGGGCCGAGTTGGCTGGCTACGCTGAGTCGGCGTTTGAGAGAAGCTCAACTTTGATTGTGTTGTAGCAGCCTTTGTTCGCGCGGTAGTTGTCTTCTTGGCCGGCGACTTGGCCCTTGCAGGTGCTTTTGTTGTTTTCGCGGCGGCTTTCTTTGCTGGGGCCTTCTTCTGTGATGCTACAAAAAGGTCTTCGCCGCTGTCTtcttcatcgtcatcgtcatcaaCCATGATTACGTCGTtgtcttcctcctcttcatcttcttcttcctcttctaCAACCTTCTTTTTACCCCGGCCGCCTCTAGCAGCTGGTGCAGCCTTCTTCGTAGCTGCAACTGCTTGTGAAGTTGTGCTAGCTGCTTTGCCACGGCCGCGTGGAGCAGCCTTCTTTGTTGGTATCGTAGCTAAACTCTCGTCGTCGTCCTTCTCTACTTCGTTGTCAGATCGTATGAGAGCGCCAGGTTGGTCAGCCCAGTGACCCTCAAAATCGCTGTCCCAATTATCCGGCTTAGGTTTAGTCTTAGACTTCCGGACCTTCTTGAGCTGTCCTGAGGCAAACAAGTCCTCGAGTTGTTCGCGGTACTCTGCCATCTCTTTGACAATCTCTTCCTCTTCAACTTCATTAGCCTCCATCAAATGTTTCAACTGGTTTTTGAGACTCTCTTTCACGAACGTCTCCATAGCATGTTTGTCGTCTTTGTCTACAAACTGGGAAACGGCGTCTCCGAACGAATTTTGCGGCAGGATTGTCAAGGTCTGGGCCGTGAGAAACTCTTTCACGAGCCTATCGACCTTCACTGAATCAATCGTTAGTTCAGCGAGCATCTGCTCGTCTGGTTCCTCCGTGGTAATCTTCAGCGATCGGTTCGCCGACTTCTTCTTCCGATGGAACTGTACGACGTCATTCACATTGGCTACCCTACCCATGAAGCGGTTTGAGATACGTTGAGGATTCTCGCAGTGGAACTCGCCCGGCGGAGGAGCCGTGTACTCGACTCGCAGCCGAACGAGTGGTAGCGGTACTTCAATGTCATCGCCCTCTTCTCTGTCGACTTGAAGCTCTAGCCAGTCCCGCCTTGCTTCATCGATCAGACCCTCGATGACCTTGTTTAGATGCTGAGTGATCTTAGCGCGATTGTCAGAGACACGCCAGAGCTCCTTTTGCTTAATTTCTCTTTCTTCCGCGAGAACTATTTCTTTCATGATGAATGGCCTAACGGTTTTCAAGCGAATGTTCTCGGTAGTAAACTCCTTGCCCGTGACACTTAGAATGCAGACATGCTTGGGGACAGCCTCTCCAGGCATGAGCGATGTCGCCACCGACGAGCCGGGTTGCATGACGTGGAAGCCCATTTCAGGATTGTATCGGGGATCTATCAGACACTCATGCTCGTGGCCCCAAACTACAAGATCCATGAATTCTGGTAGAAAGTTCTCGGGAAGGTAGCTGGTTGGTGTATGGGCATGATGATTCTGGTGGACGCTCATGAGATTGAACCACTCGTCCTTTTGTGTACCTGGCTGGAAGAACTTGACGTTACCGTCCCTCCAAGTGTGGAACAGGCGCTCGTCGCGAACGTTGCTCAGACCATAGAGAGCCAGCTTAGTACCGCCCTTTTGGAGAAGTACTGGCTTGACTGCGATTTTATCGACTTCCGGGGTGCGCCCAAAGTAGTTGACAAATCCAGACGCCTGCAGCAAATCAAGCGGAGAGAATGAGCCCTCGCCTGACGGGTCGTCATGATTTCCGTGGATGGCAAAGACTGGTATTGCAATATTGATGTCTTCATCCTCGTAATTGACATGATCAAACATGCCGCCAAAGTTCTCGCTCGCATCGCTCAGCATCTCCAACTCGCATGGCTTCTCTCCAAGACAGTTCATACGCAAGGAACGCATGACCTGGTACATGGATTTTCTCGAAGGCTTGTTCTCATGGAAAAGATCCCCGGCGTGCAGCACCATGTCGACATCATGCTCCTTGGCTAGACACATGACCTCATGAAAGGTTTTCCAGCTGTCGTCTTTCCGCTCTGCATCGCGTTCATTGTATCCGACATGACTGTCTGTGGCGACGAGGATACGAATTGTGTCGGCATCTACATGGCGAGTTAGCGCATGCATTCCGTCTTGTCTTGACTCTTTGGTATACCTCTCTGCTGACCGCGTGCTCGTGGTGGCATGCTGTGCGGTGAAGTGTCGTCGCTACTAGTGGGGGTAGACTGTCGACTCAATTGACTTCTGCAGACTTCAATCACTCGACTTGAAGGAAGGCTTACACGACAGAGCTCACAATTCGCGACGCGTTTCCGCCTGGGCCAAGCCATCAACCGTAGCCATTAGCCGTTAGCGCTGCCCCGCGCTCTCACGTGATTCTCGTGAAAGCCATCGGAACCTGTCGAAAAGGTTCGCCGACCGCATCTTTCACGCCTCACGCAGCAATGTTTCCTACGCGAGCCCTCTGCGCTCGGTCAGTCTGGAAAGGTAACCCATGGTTCATTGATATGAGGTGAAAGTAAAGGACAGGCTGACTTGTACTTAGGCCCCAACATCGTCGCGTAAGCCGCAGCTTTGAAGCCCTAGCAGAATCGCTCTAATATCTCCAAGCCTACCGATAGTACAGAAGAAGGCAGGCGAACGTGTACCACCAATCAAGACACAAGCCCGCTCAGCGACGATATTACCCAACTTTGTCGGCCTGAAGTTCCAGATACACAATGGCAAGAGCTACTCGGACCTTACCATAACAGAGGATATGGTCGGGCACAAGCTCGGAGAATTTGCGCCGTATGTAGTTGAAGATAAAAGGCCATTGGGCGCAACTGCACGCAAGGCTTGGCTAACAAATATTCCATAGAACACGGAAGCAGTTCACATACAAGCAAACGAAAAACAAATGAGGAGGGTCTGCACGCGCATGGAACGGGAGTTTGGGTATCGATTTGGGTTATCTAGAAGCCACTCTGTACTGCTATTGTACAAATATGATGAGCCCTGTAGTGGGTAAATATCCTGATATCCTGatagagagagagaaagCCCTTGCGCCTAAGATGCCGACCAAACGCCTGAAATGCATGTCGTGTTTCGAAACTACCGCGTGCAGTCATTGTCCAACTCTCACATGTTCGTGAGAGACATGCAAGAAGTGCTAACGGTAGAACTCGCCACGCTTGATGTTGACGCCGTACTCGCCCACGGCCATACCCAAATCTTCCATGGTGAGCACAGTACGGCCTTGGCTGCCGCCCTGCCCTCCTCCACCATACCCTGGCCGCTGAATGCCGAGATTGTAGTCCTTGGTCTTGGACCCGCTGTCTTTGCCCCCTTGTGCTCCACCAGGCGCAGCTGTCCCGGGCGGTCCTCCAGCACCACCCATAGGGTTGTTGCTCGTAGTGTTGGACGAGCGAATGCGGGAGAACTGGTAAGCGTCGGCCGCAATGTCGGCGATGAACTTCTGCGTAGCGAGGGCAAGGAGGCGCGCAAGATGCTGAGATGTCTGGGGCGGTGGCGGTAGGCCGGCGCGTGTTAAGTAGTAGTTTGTCACCGCATCGGGTATCTAGTGGCGTGGTTAATACACAGCTCTCTAGGTCAGGGGGGCGGGTAGTCGCATACGATGGGTGCATATTCGTCCATCTTACCCAGGAACTCGCGCAATGTGGCGTCCTTCTTGGCCGGTATCCGAGCTTCAAATGCGGTGGCCGAGTCTGGCACTCCGTTGACTGTTGCCGGCTCTGTCTCGTTTGCGCCGTCAAGGTTCATGGCGTCGGTTTCCATTTGACTCGCGTCGTGCTTGATCTCGTCATCAACCGTCGGGTCCAGTTCGTCGTTCATCTCCATGTGAGTGTCGGGTGGCTGCGAGTTATTTTCCGACATATTGACGATGCGTTGATGTCGGTTGCGATAGGGCGTA from Pyrenophora tritici-repentis strain M4 chromosome 1, whole genome shotgun sequence encodes the following:
- a CDS encoding Transcription initiation factor TFIID, subunit TAF10 (also component histone acetyltransferase SAGA); this encodes MSENNSQPPDTHMEMNDELDPTVDDEIKHDASQMETDAMNLDGANETEPATVNGVPDSATAFEARIPAKKDATLREFLGKMDEYAPIIPDAVTNYYLTRAGLPPPPQTSQHLARLLALATQKFIADIAADAYQFSRIRSSNTTSNNPMGGAGGPPGTAAPGGAQGGKDSGSKTKDYNLGIQRPGYGGGGQGGSQGRTVLTMEDLGMAVGEYGVNIKRGEFYR
- a CDS encoding SbcD, DNA repair exonuclease produces the protein MPPRARGQQRDADTIRILVATDSHVGYNERDAERKDDSWKTFHEVMCLAKEHDVDMVLHAGDLFHENKPSRKSMYQVMRSLRMNCLGEKPCELEMLSDASENFGGMFDHVNYEDEDINIAIPVFAIHGNHDDPSGEGSFSPLDLLQASGFVNYFGRTPEVDKIAVKPVLLQKGGTKLALYGLSNVRDERLFHTWRDGNVKFFQPGTQKDEWFNLMSVHQNHHAHTPTSYLPENFLPEFMDLVVWGHEHECLIDPRYNPEMGFHVMQPGSSVATSLMPGEAVPKHVCILSVTGKEFTTENIRLKTVRPFIMKEIVLAEEREIKQKELWRVSDNRAKITQHLNKVIEGLIDEARRDWLELQVDREEGDDIEVPLPLVRLRVEYTAPPPGEFHCENPQRISNRFMGRVANVNDVVQFHRKKKSANRSLKITTEEPDEQMLAELTIDSVKVDRLVKEFLTAQTLTILPQNSFGDAVSQFVDKDDKHAMETFVKESLKNQLKHLMEANEVEEEEIVKEMAEYREQLEDLFASGQLKKVRKSKTKPKPDNWDSDFEGHWADQPGALIRSDNEVEKDDDESLATIPTKKAAPRGRGKAASTTSQAVAATKKAAPAARGGRASQKKAPAKKAAAKTTKAPARAKSPAKKTTTARTKAATTQSKLSFSQTPTQRSQPTRPTTSRSKKVVQEPSDDEIESDDAFESAPPPSTRATH
- a CDS encoding mitochondrial 37S ribosomal protein uS19m; this encodes MFPTRALCARSVWKGPNIVALPIVQKKAGERVPPIKTQARSATILPNFVGLKFQIHNGKSYSDLTITEDMVGHKLGEFAPTRKQFTYKQTKNK
- a CDS encoding Atrophin-1 multi-domain protein gives rise to the protein MSLAYRVDELLALRDSVSESAVSIEKFPDEDVIREHVLRPSASASANLASRSSNRSLRVPVTVSLAGFGSQKKPSPTPSIKRGKAEKLLKEHGSPPGLRVTAGGRIVPSDLPPLGTSRYGDSTYRPQQALRAAPGNIMPAQAQSNGNNTARIEVIGGQPVIFVGDRMYAVPAEIPSVGPTAMDPTVKQMPDPSALAPHSAMPGPSFGPSRSNTHTPFAGMDIATLKTQQALKKQELRTVEQTEVLQASHQSEAWRVGMIEKKRCLIVELDALRKQITALEAENTAVHVNSFPGPIGTGSATMPPFGAPFQQPFAASNYPFGPANPYAAMPMYQPQPQSFGAFPSFPTAEPAPFVPPPTNTPQSPPGSASRRSRAIEIKPPPPEEAKKASALNPKSPTYEPATKSNTTQGTMQPTASSQQRSNWQGQQVLETGNRQHRTSSQKHSLSSIDTMDFFPTNTHEHSSTRVAPQSNENKHSSNENTAVPSTPEKLWPASPWNEGHSGRSRKQEAAPKLTSWPEVFGKQPSLSSLGNSAAGQQFSAMLERAGTTVTSAPSSSAAPRTNSDQRGGTDENWPFPGKPVTHVPCTYQEGYQAGYDHVGIPDSPEVLQGYIQGLLHFLTDETKKRQAEYQRGAESRTPSLRGLVAGSLPHDSAVNMSINNNSMNESQENNRRVASEIQYLNAPVMFPPRMKDQGIAFREERHSNGGSSQQPFGTQIQNRSQNTPWSIQRFYPTPKELSSSELGGYSGPGARSFANHRLSGLDGAMDDLSEMINETRIDEGRRSAAADKRSNETPGVEYEESEASCFKSSKGKQKAASPAKTMDIERDMTTTSSPAPSSPKKGGEQSPAKAKLEQVTNKFRRSKKDDPRNMSPDERKTRSDKWRQRFQQLKRTELEETEVHGANSRT